CACAAAGACTTGGAttcataacaaaattttctaaataaacgtGGATTTGAAATCATAATGTATTCcataaaatccaaaaatttaaaaaaggatcaaattagaattaaagcagaaaatttattacaaacaaaattcaatatattcatcatatatatcaatatacatcataatttttctaaaaaaataattacaaactttcttaatgcaattttattttacattagaattatttagacTGATCATATTGGTTCATATAAATTCTGAATATTGTTCTCTGTACTTATCtctatatctaattaataatattctaaaaataaaattattaaaaaatccatctatatataaatttaacaaagaaaattgttaaaatttaaaaattttattattaaaaatatataaaaattgtaaagcaATTAACTTCCATTATTGCTTTTATATCTAATCATTTATAtccaatcaattaaaaatttaatctcaattgtattattggaaaattttttatttgtaaacctTTCTTGAAAGTTGTAGCattcaagataaataattacttttaacaGATTCAAATTTGCTataaatacatgaaaaataaaagactaattcaaataatgagataaaaagaaagactGATTTGATTTGTTAAAAGAATCATTTTCCTAATAAtatcttctaataatttctcgaataaaaactttttccaataaaagcCCTATTTTAAAGTAACGACAAGACTGAACCGATGCCCTATTTTCGACCGTTTTAAATCAATTCAAGATAGAAGCATACcagttataattgaataaaagtatctccattaaaatataattgaaagttTCTATATGtgcatacaatattatttcctGATTTTTTTTCGTCATTCGTGTagcatttttcataaataatacgaaataataaatactttgagaaaaaaattgatattatttgtataaacgtGTTTTTTAAATCCATTGTTTACAGACAAAAGAAAATCTTGATTCACGATTACGATAGAAGAAGGAATATAAATGATTGGaatgattaataaagatatttttttatttcagattcttgaattaaataaaatgatgaagCTTCTTATttagtagtttttttttatttgttttggaGCAAAAACGAAATTGGATGATTCACACtttaaagaaattctaatttagaTTCTGACTCCGTTTTCTCAAAAGTTTAGCTTACAGATCACTAATCATCATTTCTAAGAAGTGAAAGATTTCCaatcaaagataataatagaattaactacaaagtaaaaaaaaatataaataataatcgtgtaaaaaaacaatagaaagatttgtatgatatttttatacaattatcataaaatttgtaaaattattataaaaattaattaatccataattcttaaagtaaatttttttattaattgtaaaaaaaaagagcaagaatataattatataaaatcataactaaaagatataagatttcatacttaaataaaatgatatttttcattttacatattttatcaaacataAACATCCACaacaagtatttttataactttttttgaaaatatttaataaatataaaaaaattcttctaatatcTAGATGTCacaacattataaatattattcacacaaatacattaaaattaaaaatactcactgaataaatttacaataaatatcaaatttttcaaatcatatttttttagatcgaTTTAATCTGGATTCCATTTCCTTTCACCGCATTGAACTCGATCCACAAActgaaattgtaatttgtttaatagcTTTCGTATCGAGCAACGTTATATTCAGCTTCATGTTTTACACACGAGTACACTTTCCATTCAGAAAAATTCAGATTTTCAGTCCGTTGCTTAAAATCGATTAAACTGTAGAGAAATGAGAGGGAGCAACTGCTtcgttaattaaactttttaacgaGCAACGAAACAATAAAAAGCAAGAAACATCGAAATGACACGGAAATGAAAaactatctttatattttttaaaaatctttcaatataattattaaataataacaagaatgaaaaacaagatttaattttatgcaaaagaTATTTAGTAACATTGTTATAAAACTCGCAAACTCACGTAGGAATTATTTAGGCCGTTGACACCGGGTTATTGCTATAAATAAAAGGGCCAACAGGGGTGCATTCTAGGATCTCGAATGTTCCTAAAATAGCGAGAATGTCGTCGGGACAAAATGGAACGACTTCTTACGTGTCGTTGCAGGCAACAGTAAAGAATCTCGCTTGATAACAAAGGGACCAACAAGTACCAACGAGTAATCGTGGACAAAtacatttgaagaaattttcctaattttctcttcgagatattttatcagaaatagagaaatcgattagtaaattgtattattggaataaaaaaattattatcaacagAAAATAGaccaagattttaatttatataaatatttattatttttataatttttcattgttctgctgtgaaacatatttttacaggtataattatatagaagacatgaaaaaaaaaaaaaaaattggagattttatctttcaaagagattttctatcaaaaaataaattgctctattaaaatcaaatttttcgagGTATAATCATAACctataaagatttttcacggtagatttatcttaatttcaaaaataaaataacgcagaaataataagaaaaaaattaatgcgaTATCGCTTAAGAAAATTAACCTTTTCAATACTCTTTCTCTCAACTTCGATAATGACACGGGATAAATGATCAAAGAATGAGAATTGGCAATTGTAATAAACTTATGCCTTCCATTAACCGTAAGAACTTTTTACTAACCGTAATATGGCAAATCGCCAAGGACTATTAAACTTCGTTTAATAGCGTCTGGTAAAAATTTTCCCCccaatatctattaataaaaaagaagaaaaaaacttgcTCGATAACCATTAAACTCTGTTTTTCACCCCCctcttatatatcaattttaaatattatacgtatttCCGATTACTGGATTGCTTTTAAAAGCCTCTTCGAAAAGAGAAGCTCCTTGACTCTcggattggaaaaaaaaattttttctttttcttttttcggcaAATTTAACCCTTTCGCGCTCAATTTCCAGGGTCGAGACCTTGACcttaactcttttttttttttaaaattaccgcCCGCATGGAAAGAAACTTTCCACTTTTCAAGTTCTTTCAAATAAGCGTCCTTTCTTCTGGCGTTCCTGCGCATGCGCGTATAATCTCTTGCGTATACAATATCCCTTggctcttccttccttccttctgaATAGGAAAGATTCGCTTTTTTTCGAGGGCGAAACCATGATGGTTCATGGTTGCGAACGAGATATTTGTTGTGTCAAGGCTATATATCGTGAAACGGTATACCTCAGCCGGCAAGGTCGAGCTGATTTCAACCTAGAAAGGAAACGCTGACTTCGCGAAAGGGAGTTCTAGAATTCTCGAAGCCGGAAAATATTCTACTCTCGCTATCGGGACTCCGCTCTAATCACGCTTCATCAATCTTAATTGGTGAATAACACTATGTTGCGTGAAAGTTCAAGtttcaacattttcttttccagTAAATAAACCGACCCGGGGATGCAAtttgatgataatttaaaaattatacaacgcaatgtaaatatcaaattcatgATATCATATATCTGTATAACTGTTTTTtcccaaataattataacgaaaatatatcgagtaaggaaataaattgtattttacaaattcatgCTCACGTAATTTATTTGCgtttaatacttttatcgaTAGATTTACAAGAGAAACAGACTCGTTCATTCAAACGCATGAAAATTTCACAGTGAGATTAAAATCCATTCGATTAATTACTACTAATAAAGGGTAGTAAATCGTACAAAATCTTCATCAACTCGACGCGAGAttctgtttaaataataataataataaagcacGATATTATTCCGTAGCAATTGATACCGGACGGTGTCGTGTATAAAAGGTACAATGCGCCGCATGAAGAATAAAACGCGACAATTCAAAGAGATTGATTTCACCTCTCTCCGCCCATAATACCCCTTTCCACTATCCTATCCAATTCTCGGGAGCTTTGTGAAGTGATGGAAAACAGAGACGGAGAAATTCTGTTCCTCCTGCGTTAGGATATTCCGCTCGAGGACAGATTGAAGccgggagggagagagagagagagagagagagaggagacgaACGGAAGGAGGATAGGGAAATTGTCGAAGACAGAGAGATAGGGGTAGAGGGGTTAAAGGAAATAAGGAGGTTAAAGGGGAAGGTCGAAAAGGATGAATGGTGAGATCGACAGTCGAGAGgacagagaaagaaattggatGGAAAAAGGAAGTGAAATGAAAGGATTCATAAATGAATCAGTGAAATGATGGGTAgaaaattgagataaaaaaaaaaaataatcctatTCCTCGCTAATCACTGTCAGGATATTTCATTCAGAAGAgacgaatagaaaaaaatagaggaaaaaatgctcgaaaaagagaaataaagataGGACTAGATTAGGTGAAAGGAATAAGGGATTTTAACgatagaagaaatgaaaagttaaaaaattttacaatagaaTAGAAACGGGAAAAGAGAGtgtaaaaagataaagaaacagagagaaaaataaaatgaaaagcaaaaaaaaaaaaagaaaataaaagatgattagagaaaaaaatcgaagagatACAAAGTAAGATGAAGAGCATAAagagcaataaaaaaaaaaaaagatatcgaaaattgatacgaaaaaaattttttaaagatgtcGAAAGGCAAAACTAAAGCCCCTGTTCTTGGAGCCAAGGAAAAAGAGAGTAGAAGATAGACGACGAGGTGTAAAAGAAGGATAGAGATCGAAAGCagacgaaaaaagaagaataggaGAGGGAAAAGAGGGGCAGGAAACGTACACGAAAATATGAACCGTGAGATGGAAATAGATCGAgaagagataaataattagataaaaaggAGAAACTGGAGAAGAtggatcataaaaaaaaaaaaaagagagagaaaacgcttggacgaacgaacgaatgaagaagaagaaagacacCGAAAGTTGTGACGAGGAGCAAGATAAAGAAGGAGCAAGacaagaggggaggggaagggagaagaCTCCTGGTTGCTGGCAGATCGATAGAACGGAGCTgcgtaatacatatatactcgGTTTTCCACACGAGAAACCGATAGACGCGTTGGAACGCCATGAATGAGATACGTGGTTACGTGATGAACACGCTTCGAGGAAATTATATACGTACACACAAGTAAGAGCATATAGGAGGCTGCTGTCGTTGCGATACAAAGAGCCGCCCCCCTCCACTGTTTTTATTCCGGTCCCGAACATAAAATGAGTTTTACGGCTTGGGAACTTGTAATCCGCCAACAAATTCACTACTGAAAACTGTTGCATTTTCAGGTCCGAATAACTTGTGACGTCACGCTCTAtgtatacattaaattattacttgtCTCACCGCGAAATCGTGCAATATGTTACtctttaatgatttttcaaacataGCGAGGCaacttcgattatttttattttccatcgagTTTCGCGTTTTATAGGTTTACTCGTAAATTTCTTACCGCTAACTGATAACAAGTGTGCCATGCAGAATGGTCtgtgaaaatgtatatatacatttgatCGAaacattatttcgaataatgggAACATTTCGCTTCGGGATTTAACgtgtttcgaataattaaattagatttttttaaaataattaattatatatatcaattttttttttttgataaaataatttgatacaatttaataatgctAAAATTGAGTGaagtcaaaatataaaatttgatcacaaatattttatttctttttatcttttatcatacattaaatttttcattatttctatgaaagtattatttcttatcaagttgttattaaagatatttgtaacttttttagaatcatatacttttataaaaaaaaatagaatgataataaaatatatttttcttcttaatatatgtaacataaataaataaatattttaaaaattaaattttttaaattttctaaattacatttcttttataatattttagaaattataataaatataatttatcatgtatcattaaatgaagaattgtttgtatatgaatttataatatttaattaatttaatcataaatatatgtatatgtatatgcacatctttaatttaatatattagatattaaattattattaacataaacactaaaaattttaaattgtttaaaatataatacaaatattttaatttccgttatggaattattattatttttatatttcaatgtcttatcaataaattagttatttttatcttaatagtttttatttattctaaatatttgattaactccatatttaatgattcaaacaattatatatctattaccCGCATTATATacctgattaaaattataggatAAATCAATATGAACTGATAACGACACTGATTCACAGTATAGACTCAGTCAGTCATTCCTATTTCATTAGGAAaacgcaaatatatatatttgacgtAATATAGGTGTAACAATGTGCAGTAAGGATTGAAGGCTATAGATACTTCAGATATGACGCAGCTATACAGTGGCACAAAAATAAACTTCTTGGATAGAGGCTACAATCAATGACGTCACATTCGGTCAGAGTTCATCGGTCAGTGACTTCTATTCGTTCCAATCACCTGGTAGCAGTGACAAAAGATTTGTTGTACTTGCtcgcgaaataatatttcaattgtacAATCCTTCCGTTGAGAACAATTCATGTAGCATGCTTAGTAGATCAACGATTCAACCAAGCGATAGTGTACACGAAAACCAAATTGATCCACATATTGAGCACCACGACAATTAcacgagaaatatatatacacatatacacacgtCACTCGTCGTAAACTACCGAATCTCTCTCAATTATTCTAATCCTATTCTCTTTATCGCACTAATTGTCGCATCAATACCATTGTTTTAGACAATCGTTTTACACAATACATAATCGATTTTCTACAATTATTAAGCACACTGATCACTTGAATCAATCACACAATCACGTTTCacgtgtatattaattttcatcactGATTAGCATTTGATTTCGAAGAAACTGTTTTGAAtgatcaaaaaatcaaaaaatgcgCGCGATGATATTCAGATATATTCAGGTGGGAAAATGTTATCGATCATGAAATTGTCTAGATAGACGaaataaaactgaaaaatgAAACACGGCGAAAAATGTGAGGTTCATCTACTTACTTACTTGCTATCGGCGTTCCCTAGCTGACAAGACGATGACGTTTCGTCGCTGTCATTGTCATCAACCTCTTCTGAAAGGGGTTGTGCTGCGGCATGGCTCCTGTCGCCGGTCTCCAGGTCAGCGACGAGAGTGTACATcgacgatatttaaataaatgcagAACGTCGTTTTCTTAACGACATTGTTGTCGAATTTGTAATCGATGTACGAATCACTTTCCGCGTATTGTCCCTCGCGTTATACAATAGAAAAGTAATTCGCCGAGTCCACGAAGAGGGCCAATTTCGTTCACAAACCCCTTGTACACTCGATCGCAAGTAGCGCCCTCCCGCCACTAAACTGACTGATTGTGTACAAATATACGCTGGTGGCACCACCTTGTGCTCAAATAACGAAAACTCGTAATGTCATTTGGTGATCGATTCAGATAGATTAGTTGCATGATcatgtgaaaatatattttcatctaaaagattgattaataattaatgacaacaataacaatttaataactatattatatattttattcgtattataaaattgattttttttatttaattttattaaagtaacaaaaatttaacaatgaatataatatatgtgaatatttataattatttttatgataatgaattaaatatatatagatactatttctcaataatataataagaataatcatATCCACATTTTTATGATTCaacatttgcaaaaatttatcgatatcgaagaaatatttttataaaaacgtttaatataaaaagataattaataataaacatcaataaaattattattaatattagcaaATAATCTTACCGATGTTTAATGcatattatctatatacaaatatataattgtataaattcgtTAATCCTCATTAAATAttagcaataaataattaaaagttagttaaattctgtaaaatgtaatatcgtgttatcattataaatatgaatagaaaacgtttaaaaataaaaaataaattaaaaaattttacttattaaaatttataaatctctatatttgattaagaattaatctattatttggatatttattttatttatattatagtatattggaaaattctcttttgacaagttaatcaaatcaaaaatttattaaaattaatattcaaaagaaaaattgattgtgatcgaaagtgaaagaaaaatgatacatatatacgttttGGTGGGATTAAACACAACATGTAACTATGTGTTTAGAATGGCGCAGCGACCTCCACTGTTCACAggcaaagaaaataatcgttGCTCCAGTTGGATGTGCGCCAGCAAATGTAGCTCCTTTTTAAGTTTGTCCTTCAAACGTAGCCTTGACTTTCAGGTTACATATGTATACCTCTAGTCAGTACCTTGCACCTGTCTCCTAAGATACCGTAATTGGAACATCTAGATATAGTTGCATTTGTTCATGtctattatctaaaaatacttatgaaaataaatcgataaaaatctggttaaattttgtctttaaataagaaattttaataatcatagaaaattcagatgtatttatttagcaaacaatttgtaaaatttttaacgataaatattacaatactttacgataatttatgtaaattaattgatgcataaataattttttttcatcgtgtatattattttaaaattataattgtagttCAAAAAAGTGGCTCCTTATATAAGaagtaagtataaaatttcgaaattgatattatcaatattttgctttcaataaatatttaattcaaagatatgtagatataatactatatatgtataaattttaaagaataaatacaatattcttaaaatacatctatttaaaaaatatcgtgcATTAATTGCattacaaatttcattaaattgtacgttgatattttaatttaaaatgtttttattcgaaagtttaaatattattatataaagctTAAATACTttacgtaatatttaataaaaattcaatataaaaatatcataattattctcTTCGTGTAATATCGTGATCGTTtagtcattttattataataattttataaattcattcttttttaaatatattaatttcatttctttaaaattgatcatttttaaatatatttttatgatgatgaataattttgcTATAAAACTTTCCATTTACCAGTAAAatgcattaaattattctgatatcttagtaatataataaatatataatcaaatacttaagattaattattaaatcattgtgCCTCATAAGTGCCTCATACATGGatgaaatatgttaattattattatcgaataattattattagaaatgatattaatacttTCTCTGTTTGCATTTCactaatagattaaaatataactattaatatgtatttcgcatatttcttataaatattttgaattctgttatttttttttttttttttttttttttacggatCTAAAAGGTTTTAAACCTCATCTATTTGTTACAGAAAtagtataaaatgtaattatttgtcttttttattttctgaattgATTATTGGATTAGTGCTTGTGTTTGTGTTTACTTTATCATTATGTCcatctttagaaattttatcatcttgAATTTCTGTGATACtagctttttcttcttttgtttcctcttcttctaaaAGATAGTCCCAGTCTTGAGAATCATCACCACCATCTCGAATCTTACTTAATTCCCTCTTCAACATTTCCAAACATTCCCTTCGTTCCTTCCATTTCTCAGCTTGTTCAGGATTTGGTTTGGCATCTCCGCCTTGCATTTCCTGTtcaatcttttctcttttttcacatTCTAATATGTACTTCTCATAGTTCTCCATCTACACAAAAGTTTATGATCATAGATATTCGttcaattataagtaatttaataattaatattattaaaattaaataactctATTATCTAATATCGTTGCTTGATTTTCCATCTCACTTTATCTAAcgtaatcttaaataaataaatctctgctgacatttttgtataccaacttttgtatttatttttacttttagaaTCGACCTTCAAAAAGTATacgaatttcatatttatattaacagtctgtttatatatgttttgtaatttataatcgcAAAATAGTTTGTAATCAATTAATCATTcggattaaaatatcattttttaatcaagttttgtatgatgaaaagaaaggaattattCTGTATAAAAGACGAATGAACATAAACTTCTTACGTGTACAATTAATCAATGTCAGATCAAAGAGATTGGAGAACATTTCCCTGCTTGctactaaaaaagaaaatactctAGAACACTTCTGTGTATGTGTATCTCAAATAATACTAGAGAACTTGAGATTGATCAACTGGATAGaaatcacaaatatataaataatttaactgtcatcattaaaaattttgtagaaaatttaatcctttcaaattctaattaacttcttcttcattaattttaatgacttttgaattatatatctttttgaacaaacaactttttttcctttcacgaAAATATaggattttcttaatttttaagatatttaaaaaaaatttattgctattattgCATTGAATTTACATACATCtgtctattataatatttatgtcatGTTGATGCTTTTTACAACAACAGTTTTGAAATAACCaagattatataatctatCAAAAAATAGTTGCTCATAATTAGGTTTGGAATCTCATTCCAATCTCAACAAATTTTGGCATTTCACTAATTCTTGTTCCTTGTGAAatgggaaaataaaatataaaacaattttagatgattgaaattataatttttatcactctaaaattgttttaaattttatttcgcataTCTAAgcttgttataaattatagtctATTATAaccattgtaatatatttgcataaataactGTTCTTTTTGAACATTTCAAAGTATTACATTCAAATTGAGCGCCATTGAAAATGGTTGTTACGatagaattttgatttcttgatgaataaatatttgtcaaataaaaaaaatcaaataagcatatataattcaagcaaaaatgaataaataataacgatatatcCTTATCTCTCctcattttttatcaatacagagaactttatgaaaaatattatataaaaatataaatttgcataaaaatctactgtctattattttttcaaatttctaatttaactttttctttcttctttttaaactctttaatgtaatatttgaagaatcaaaaattgcgtctgtaatttcatatttattgata
This genomic interval from Apis mellifera strain DH4 linkage group LG7, Amel_HAv3.1, whole genome shotgun sequence contains the following:
- the LOC100188904 gene encoding uncharacterized protein LOC100188904, with product MKYQQITVDFVNMVFTACSYLALAGAVWIFLRLIQACFWLPRHLKRQNHVQRMLQDKMENYEKYILECEKREKIEQEMQGGDAKPNPEQAEKWKERRECLEMLKRELSKIRDGGDDSQDWDYLLEEEETKEEKASITEIQDDKISKDGHNDKVNTNTSTNPIINSENKKDK